In Planctomycetia bacterium, one DNA window encodes the following:
- a CDS encoding HNH endonuclease, whose protein sequence is MARLLRQDKKWLLAIARKIAQDLKARSGGTQLRIRVPSRSSRTNSDGWAVVIGDLGPGQAKLDVWLDRFACHDDRKLYAGFRAPMKATIDQIKRRVSRRLWPVRQIGVKETMVNGYFALTEPLPRSEFKVPILEYYPGGETYYGIFDTTQYRDQSGSAFRRRAVAFFEDVARELPLASPPDDEHDVFPRCENRRRVASHLKRERSRLLATECKLRDRYVCQVCGLCFEELYGPLGKDFAEAHHLVPLGRLTSTTVTRLEDLTTVCANCHRMIHRMDGVRSDFVKLRAIVRKLRRRH, encoded by the coding sequence ATGGCACGACTGTTGCGGCAGGACAAGAAATGGCTGCTCGCAATTGCGAGAAAGATCGCCCAAGATCTGAAAGCCCGTAGCGGCGGAACCCAACTTCGTATCCGCGTGCCATCTAGATCGAGCCGGACAAACTCCGATGGCTGGGCTGTCGTTATTGGCGACCTCGGCCCGGGTCAAGCGAAGTTGGATGTTTGGCTCGATCGCTTCGCCTGCCACGACGATCGGAAACTCTATGCGGGCTTTCGTGCGCCAATGAAGGCAACGATCGACCAAATCAAGCGGCGAGTTTCTCGGAGGCTGTGGCCGGTACGTCAGATTGGCGTGAAGGAAACAATGGTGAATGGATATTTTGCATTAACCGAGCCATTACCTCGCTCTGAGTTTAAGGTGCCGATCCTGGAGTATTATCCCGGCGGGGAAACATACTACGGAATCTTCGACACGACTCAATACCGCGACCAGAGCGGATCCGCATTCCGTCGTCGAGCAGTTGCCTTTTTCGAAGACGTGGCCCGAGAGCTGCCGCTTGCGAGCCCGCCTGACGACGAGCACGACGTGTTCCCGCGCTGTGAAAATCGGAGGCGAGTCGCCTCCCATCTGAAGCGCGAGCGCAGCAGACTTTTGGCAACTGAATGCAAGCTACGCGACCGTTACGTTTGCCAAGTATGCGGCTTGTGTTTCGAAGAACTCTACGGTCCTCTTGGAAAAGACTTCGCAGAGGCGCATCACCTCGTGCCTCTGGGAAGGCTAACAAGTACGACGGTGACGCGACTTGAAGACTTGACTACAGTGTGCGCAAACTGTCATAGGATGATCCATCGCATGGACGGTGTGCGGTCTGACTTCGTCAAACTTAGGGCGATCGTACGAAAGCTGCGGCGAAGGCATTGA